Within the Gammaproteobacteria bacterium genome, the region GCCGCTCCGGGCCTGGCCGACGAGCTGTTTGCCAGCCTTTGCGAGCAGGCGAGGGCGGCCTGGAATCCTGTGGCCTGTGGACAGTTTGGTGCGAACATGAGGGTGGCGTTGGTGAACGAGGGACCAGTGACCTTCTGGCTGGAGGTAAATCCCGATTGACGCTTCTTTGCGTCCGGTGTCGAACCCGGTCTAGACTGGACCCATAAACAATGAATGCCCGGCCATGCCGAGCCTGTCTTACCACCAAAGTACCTGACACCGGACCCTTAACATGAGTCGCGTCGCACTTATCGATCATGGCCTTGGCAATCTGCAGGCTGTCGAAAAGGCGTTGTCCAAGGTTTCCCCCAGCGGACCGGTGTTTCGCTGTTACGACCCCACCGAACTGAAGCGTGCCGATTGCCTGGTGCTGTCCGGAACCGGCCAGCTCGATGCCTGCGTTGCCGAGCTGCAGCGCCTTGGCATGGCGGAGATTCTTGCGGACTACCTGCAGGAAAAACCGATTCTCGCCATCAATCTCGGCTTGCTGGCCATGTGCAGCACCGGTCTCGACCTGGTGCCGGGCGATGCCGTGCCGATGAACGCCGATGGCAGCCTTGATGTGCGCCTGCCGCACATTGGCTGGAACACCCTTGAACGACAGCAGGATCACCCGCTGTTCGAAGGAATCAGCGAGGAAGCACCTTTCTACTTTGCCCATGGCGTCAGGCTGGAGAGCGATGCCGTGCAGACCGTTGCCACGGCCACGCATGGCGAGCGTTTTCCGGCGATGGTCGCCCATGGGAATTTCATCGGCGTGCAGTTCCATCCAGAGATCAGTGACAAGCAAGGGCTGCGGTTTCTCGCCAATTTCATCAACTGGGACAACCAGGACTGAAGGAGTCAATCATGTTGTTGATACCGGCAATTTCTCTCAAGGACGGCAAGGTGCTTGCCTCGAACGGGAAGAGTTCGCATGCCGCCCGGCCGGAGGAATTGGTCAAGGAGCTGCGCGATGCCGGCATGACGCGCCTGCACCTCCTCGATGTCCCCAGCCAGAACGAAGGGCTGCCCGGCGAGCTGGCAGCCATCGAAAGGATTGCCAACGCGCTGGATGGCATCACCCTGCAGGTCGACACCGGCATCAAGGACGAAGAGAGCGT harbors:
- the hisH gene encoding imidazole glycerol phosphate synthase subunit HisH, with product MSRVALIDHGLGNLQAVEKALSKVSPSGPVFRCYDPTELKRADCLVLSGTGQLDACVAELQRLGMAEILADYLQEKPILAINLGLLAMCSTGLDLVPGDAVPMNADGSLDVRLPHIGWNTLERQQDHPLFEGISEEAPFYFAHGVRLESDAVQTVATATHGERFPAMVAHGNFIGVQFHPEISDKQGLRFLANFINWDNQD